A stretch of the Asticcacaulis sp. ZE23SCel15 genome encodes the following:
- the rfbC gene encoding dTDP-4-dehydrorhamnose 3,5-epimerase — MIFHETTLKDAWLIELQKRGDERGFFARTYCETEFAAHGLITRYVQQNTSFSKDKGTLRGMHFQRGDAAEAKLVRCLRGAIMDIIVDLRGASPTYMQHEAFELTDENRHQLYVPPGFAHAFQTLTDDVEVSYLVSSPYTPSAEGGLRYDDPALGIDWPVPVSVISDKDRVWPLLSADAEPIFA; from the coding sequence ATGATATTTCATGAGACCACGCTCAAAGACGCCTGGCTGATTGAGTTGCAAAAACGCGGCGATGAGCGCGGCTTTTTTGCCCGCACCTATTGCGAAACCGAGTTTGCAGCCCACGGTCTGATAACCCGCTACGTGCAGCAGAACACGTCATTCTCCAAGGACAAGGGCACCTTGCGCGGGATGCACTTTCAGCGTGGTGACGCCGCCGAGGCCAAGCTGGTGCGCTGCCTGCGCGGCGCTATCATGGACATCATCGTCGATCTGCGCGGGGCATCACCCACCTATATGCAGCACGAAGCCTTTGAACTGACCGACGAAAACCGCCATCAGCTCTATGTGCCGCCGGGCTTTGCCCATGCGTTTCAGACGCTTACGGATGATGTCGAGGTCAGCTATCTGGTGTCATCGCCCTATACGCCATCGGCCGAAGGTGGCTTGCGCTATGACGATCCGGCATTGGGTATCGACTGGCCGGTGCCCGTCAGCGTGATTTCGGATAAGGATCGCGTCTGGCCACTACTGTCGGCCGATGCCGAACCGATTTTTGCGTAA
- a CDS encoding glycosyltransferase family 2 protein, with the protein MITIAVTTNNRSQKAAELITALRPQLDPERNELLIIDSGSNAQHAQTLIETAQMPGSNSARVRLVRLDVSGSSRARNLALACASGKWVAFIHDDALISDDWVQALFHAVNNVPENCAIIGGPVVPEFDGDTSHLTDAWRILIYPYPAREGDCTQNPMITGANLMVRRDAAIAVGGHDMTLGRHGDLLMSGDERIMVNRMIANGWRLWVFAEMAIRRIIPADRLTLKWAKQRMFWEGVTERREAHLMGTSPGLGQNLWFSLKLAGHLFMSLMPIEATKHHLSLAWHEGYIHEWLFPAKIPPA; encoded by the coding sequence TTGATCACGATCGCTGTAACCACAAACAACCGCTCCCAAAAGGCGGCGGAACTGATCACCGCCCTGCGCCCGCAACTGGATCCTGAGCGCAATGAACTGCTGATCATCGACAGCGGTTCAAATGCCCAGCACGCCCAGACATTGATTGAAACGGCGCAAATGCCGGGATCGAACAGCGCACGCGTGCGGCTGGTCAGACTGGATGTCTCAGGCTCATCGCGTGCTCGTAATTTGGCGCTGGCCTGCGCCAGCGGAAAATGGGTGGCGTTCATTCACGACGACGCGCTGATTTCCGATGACTGGGTTCAGGCCTTATTCCACGCCGTAAACAACGTGCCGGAAAACTGCGCCATCATCGGCGGGCCGGTCGTGCCGGAATTCGATGGCGACACATCTCACCTGACCGATGCGTGGCGCATCCTGATCTACCCCTACCCCGCCCGCGAAGGCGACTGCACCCAAAACCCAATGATCACCGGTGCCAACCTGATGGTGCGCCGTGATGCCGCTATTGCGGTCGGCGGCCATGACATGACTTTGGGGCGTCACGGTGACCTTTTGATGAGCGGCGATGAACGCATCATGGTCAACCGCATGATCGCCAATGGCTGGCGGCTGTGGGTGTTTGCCGAAATGGCCATCCGCCGCATAATTCCCGCCGACCGCCTGACCTTGAAATGGGCCAAGCAACGCATGTTCTGGGAAGGCGTCACTGAGCGCCGCGAAGCGCACCTTATGGGCACCAGCCCCGGCCTTGGCCAGAACCTGTGGTTCAGCCTGAAACTGGCCGGACACCTGTTCATGTCCCTGATGCCGATAGAGGCGACCAAACATCACCTCAGTCTGGCGTGGCATGAGGGCTATATCCACGAATGGCTATTCCCGGCGAAAATCCCCCCGGCCTGA
- a CDS encoding AAA family ATPase gives MNEHFIVRSLALRIARDIVPNSMPAQRLMTWAESHAAWLLGESFVPPAKPDWKHFLAALESAPSPEETRPRVLDLADELGRLLQFASFDARLLTLMIACEYLPRLADMLDGVAAHVRDFPAVLGEIAGADALDSASRVRRSDVLKLGLVAFGNRPRNDDPVDIRWPLSRILDREQSPDLLAEALAGRRQAATLDLADFAHVRDSDFLVRLLEGAARTRAHGVNILIHGPPGTGKTELARTLATTAGCPLHGIGEADDDGEEPSRSDRVLALLLAQRVLGDHSGAVLLFDEMEDLIGGARRSGGDWFEKREGSKVFINRLLETNTTPVIWVTNAIGNVDDAILRRMSFILNLDFAPRQAAYRMLERIAKDEGGQPTISMTHLIDQAPETSSVLRVALRAAKLAGKADSGAVVATSLVRALRGGDMPLEGPGPLDLGLYEASQPLDVLFDAICDGDALDVSLLLTGPPGTGKTALAHHLARMLNRPLLVRRASDLLSKWVGETEKNIAQAFEDARRQDGVLLFDEADSLLFDRTQAHTSWEIGQVNEMLTWLDRHPLPVVAATNHPGQLDPATLRRFVFKLDLEPLGPERLHRAFERFFAMPAPAGLADLRNLTPGDFAVVARQVRHAPARDSHAVLDRLRDESRIKPGSRSRIGF, from the coding sequence CGGATCGCGCGCGATATTGTGCCGAACTCAATGCCGGCCCAGCGTCTGATGACCTGGGCTGAGTCCCATGCCGCTTGGCTTTTGGGGGAAAGTTTTGTGCCGCCAGCTAAGCCTGACTGGAAGCACTTCCTGGCCGCCCTGGAATCTGCACCCTCGCCAGAAGAAACGCGCCCGCGCGTGCTTGATCTTGCCGATGAACTTGGGCGGTTGCTGCAGTTTGCATCATTCGACGCTCGGCTGCTGACCTTGATGATCGCCTGTGAATACCTGCCACGCCTCGCTGATATGCTGGACGGCGTTGCGGCGCACGTCCGCGATTTTCCGGCCGTATTGGGTGAAATCGCCGGTGCCGATGCTTTGGACTCAGCCAGTCGTGTCCGGCGCAGCGATGTCCTGAAGCTGGGACTGGTCGCCTTCGGAAACCGTCCGCGGAACGATGATCCTGTCGATATCCGCTGGCCTTTGTCGCGTATTCTTGATCGTGAACAGTCCCCTGACTTGCTGGCTGAGGCTTTGGCTGGGCGGCGTCAGGCGGCGACGCTTGACCTGGCGGATTTTGCCCATGTCCGCGATTCCGATTTCCTTGTGCGCCTGCTCGAAGGCGCGGCGCGGACGCGGGCGCACGGCGTCAATATCCTGATCCACGGCCCGCCTGGAACAGGAAAGACCGAGCTGGCGCGCACCCTGGCGACGACGGCGGGCTGCCCTCTGCACGGTATTGGCGAGGCTGACGACGACGGCGAGGAACCGTCGCGCAGCGACCGTGTCCTGGCGCTTCTTTTGGCACAGCGCGTGTTGGGTGACCACAGTGGCGCCGTTCTCCTGTTCGACGAGATGGAGGATTTGATCGGCGGGGCCCGGCGCTCCGGCGGTGATTGGTTCGAAAAGCGCGAAGGCAGTAAGGTCTTCATCAACCGTCTTCTGGAAACCAACACGACGCCTGTTATCTGGGTCACTAACGCTATAGGTAATGTCGACGACGCCATCCTGCGCCGGATGAGCTTCATCCTCAACCTTGATTTTGCTCCGCGCCAAGCGGCCTACCGTATGCTCGAACGCATTGCCAAAGACGAGGGCGGCCAGCCTACCATCTCGATGACCCACCTGATCGACCAGGCGCCCGAAACGTCCAGTGTTCTGCGCGTTGCCCTGCGCGCAGCGAAGCTGGCGGGCAAAGCTGATAGTGGGGCCGTCGTAGCGACATCTCTCGTGCGGGCTCTGCGGGGCGGTGATATGCCGTTGGAAGGGCCTGGGCCACTTGACCTAGGCCTCTACGAGGCCAGTCAACCACTGGACGTCCTGTTCGATGCCATATGTGATGGTGATGCGCTGGACGTGTCCCTGCTTCTGACGGGGCCGCCAGGCACGGGCAAGACGGCTCTGGCACATCATCTGGCGCGGATGCTTAACCGGCCGCTTCTGGTACGCCGGGCGTCGGATCTATTGTCGAAGTGGGTCGGCGAAACCGAAAAGAACATCGCGCAGGCTTTTGAGGATGCGCGTCGTCAGGACGGCGTTCTGTTGTTCGACGAGGCGGATTCATTGTTGTTCGACCGTACCCAGGCGCATACCTCGTGGGAAATCGGCCAAGTGAACGAGATGCTGACCTGGCTCGACCGACATCCCTTGCCGGTTGTGGCCGCAACCAACCATCCGGGGCAGCTTGATCCGGCCACCTTGCGCCGCTTCGTGTTCAAGCTCGATTTGGAGCCGCTTGGTCCTGAGCGTCTGCACCGCGCCTTTGAGCGATTCTTCGCCATGCCGGCACCGGCAGGGCTAGCGGATCTGCGCAACCTGACACCAGGGGATTTCGCCGTGGTAGCGCGTCAGGTGCGCCATGCGCCAGCTCGTGATTCTCATGCCGTACTTGATCGTTTACGCGACGAGAGCCGGATCAAGCCCGGGTCTAGGTCAAGGATAGGGTTTTGA